One genomic region from Prionailurus bengalensis isolate Pbe53 chromosome C1, Fcat_Pben_1.1_paternal_pri, whole genome shotgun sequence encodes:
- the ENO1 gene encoding alpha-enolase isoform X2: MSILKVHAREIFDSRGNPTVEVDLYTSKGLFRAAVPSGASTGIYEALELRDNDKTRYMGKGVSRPVKYINEFLAPALCTQKLSVVEQEKIDKLMIEMDGTENKSKFGANAILGVSLAVCKAGAVEKGVPLYRHIADLAGNAEVILPVPAFNVINGGSHAGNKLAMQEFMILPVGAANFREAMRIGAEVYHNLKNVIKEKYGKDATNVGDEGGFAPNILENKEALELLKNAIGKAGYTDKVVIGMDVAASEFFRSGKYDLDFKSPDDPSRYITPDELANLYKSFIRDYPVVSIEDPFDQDDWEAWQKFTASAGIQVVGDDLTVTNPKRISKAVNERSCNCLLLKVNQIGSVTESLQACKLAQSNGWGVMVSHRSGETEDTFIADLVVGLCTGQIKTGAPCRSERLAKYNQILRIEEELGSKAKFAGRSFRNPLAK; encoded by the exons ATGTCTATCCTCAAGGTGCATGCCAGAGAGATCTTCGACTCTCGTGGGAATCCCACCGTTGAGGTGGACCTCTATACCTCCAAAG GTCTCTTCAGAGCCGCTGTGCCCAGTGGTGCCTCAACTGGTATCTACGAGGCCCTCGAGCTCCGGGACAATGACAAGACACGCTACATGGGCAAAG GTGTCTCCAGACCCGTTAAGTATATTAATGAGTTCCTGGCACCAGCCTTGTGCACACAG aAACTGAGCGTTGTGGAGCAGGAGAAGATTGACAAACTGATGATCGAGATGGATgggacagaaaataaat CTAAATTTGGTGCGAACGCCATCCTGGGAGTGTCCCTGGCAGTCTGCAAGGCGGGGGCCGTTGAGAAGGGGGTGCCTCTGTACCGCCACATTGCCGACCTGGCTGGCAATGCTGAAGTCATCCTGCCGGTTCCG GCTTTCAACGTCATCAACGGCGGTTCTCACGCCGGCAACAAGCTGGCCATGCAAGAGTTCATGATCCTCCCCGTTGGTGCCGCCAACTTCAGGGAAGCTATGCGCATCGGTGCGGAGGTTTACCACAACCTGAAGAACGTCATCAAGGAGAAATACGGAAAAGACGCCACCAACGTGGGGGACGAAGGCGGCTTTGCCCCTAACATCCTGGAGAACAAAGAAG CTCTGGAGCTGCTGAAGAACGCCATCGGGAAAGCCGGCTACACCGACAAGGTCGTCATTGGCATGGACGTGGCCGCTTCTGAGTTCTTCAGGTCGGGGAAGTATGACCTGGACTTCAAGTCTCCCGATGACCCCAGCAGGTACATCACACCCGACGAGCTGGCCAACCTGTACAAGTCCTTCATCAGGGACTACCCAG TGGTGTCCATCGAAGATCCCTTCGACCAGGATGACTGGGAGGCTTGGCAGAAGTTCACTGCCAGCGCCGGCATCCAGGTGGTGGGGGATGATCTCACCGTGACCAACCCGAAGCGGATTTCCAAGGCCGTGAACGAGAGGTCGTGCAACTGCCTCCTGCTCAAAGTGAACCAGATCGGCTCCGTGACCGAGTCCCTCCAGGC GTGCAAGCTGGCCCAGTCCAACGGGTGGGGCGTCATGGTGTCGCATCGCTCCGGGGAGACCGAGGATACCTTCATTGCTGACCTGGTGGTGGGACTTTGCACTGGGCAG ATCAAGACAGG
- the ENO1 gene encoding alpha-enolase isoform X1, protein MSILKVHAREIFDSRGNPTVEVDLYTSKGLFRAAVPSGASTGIYEALELRDNDKTRYMGKGVSKAVEHINKTIAPALISKKLSVVEQEKIDKLMIEMDGTENKSKFGANAILGVSLAVCKAGAVEKGVPLYRHIADLAGNAEVILPVPAFNVINGGSHAGNKLAMQEFMILPVGAANFREAMRIGAEVYHNLKNVIKEKYGKDATNVGDEGGFAPNILENKEALELLKNAIGKAGYTDKVVIGMDVAASEFFRSGKYDLDFKSPDDPSRYITPDELANLYKSFIRDYPVVSIEDPFDQDDWEAWQKFTASAGIQVVGDDLTVTNPKRISKAVNERSCNCLLLKVNQIGSVTESLQACKLAQSNGWGVMVSHRSGETEDTFIADLVVGLCTGQIKTGAPCRSERLAKYNQILRIEEELGSKAKFAGRSFRNPLAK, encoded by the exons ATGTCTATCCTCAAGGTGCATGCCAGAGAGATCTTCGACTCTCGTGGGAATCCCACCGTTGAGGTGGACCTCTATACCTCCAAAG GTCTCTTCAGAGCCGCTGTGCCCAGTGGTGCCTCAACTGGTATCTACGAGGCCCTCGAGCTCCGGGACAATGACAAGACACGCTACATGGGCAAAG GTGTCTCAAAGGCTGTTGAGCACATCAATAAAACTATTGCACCTGCCCTGATTAGCAAG aAACTGAGCGTTGTGGAGCAGGAGAAGATTGACAAACTGATGATCGAGATGGATgggacagaaaataaat CTAAATTTGGTGCGAACGCCATCCTGGGAGTGTCCCTGGCAGTCTGCAAGGCGGGGGCCGTTGAGAAGGGGGTGCCTCTGTACCGCCACATTGCCGACCTGGCTGGCAATGCTGAAGTCATCCTGCCGGTTCCG GCTTTCAACGTCATCAACGGCGGTTCTCACGCCGGCAACAAGCTGGCCATGCAAGAGTTCATGATCCTCCCCGTTGGTGCCGCCAACTTCAGGGAAGCTATGCGCATCGGTGCGGAGGTTTACCACAACCTGAAGAACGTCATCAAGGAGAAATACGGAAAAGACGCCACCAACGTGGGGGACGAAGGCGGCTTTGCCCCTAACATCCTGGAGAACAAAGAAG CTCTGGAGCTGCTGAAGAACGCCATCGGGAAAGCCGGCTACACCGACAAGGTCGTCATTGGCATGGACGTGGCCGCTTCTGAGTTCTTCAGGTCGGGGAAGTATGACCTGGACTTCAAGTCTCCCGATGACCCCAGCAGGTACATCACACCCGACGAGCTGGCCAACCTGTACAAGTCCTTCATCAGGGACTACCCAG TGGTGTCCATCGAAGATCCCTTCGACCAGGATGACTGGGAGGCTTGGCAGAAGTTCACTGCCAGCGCCGGCATCCAGGTGGTGGGGGATGATCTCACCGTGACCAACCCGAAGCGGATTTCCAAGGCCGTGAACGAGAGGTCGTGCAACTGCCTCCTGCTCAAAGTGAACCAGATCGGCTCCGTGACCGAGTCCCTCCAGGC GTGCAAGCTGGCCCAGTCCAACGGGTGGGGCGTCATGGTGTCGCATCGCTCCGGGGAGACCGAGGATACCTTCATTGCTGACCTGGTGGTGGGACTTTGCACTGGGCAG ATCAAGACAGG